From a single Candidatus Krumholzibacteriota bacterium genomic region:
- a CDS encoding ribose-phosphate pyrophosphokinase, whose protein sequence is MTDMIKLLSGNANPDLSSRIASYLKTDLCDVEVGRFSDGEIRVNINENIRGKDVFIIQPTFPPAENLMELLILVDACYRASASRITAVMPYYGYARQDRKDQPRVPITAKLIANLIETAGTSRVLALELHAAQIQGFFDVQVDNLFAVPVLLEYIRGKNLKDLTVVSPDVGGIKMGRAFAKRLGADLAIVDKRRTGADASEVMNIIGEVDGSDIIIIDDIISTAGTITKAAKALRDAGAGKIIAAATHPVFSGEAIERLESSCIEEVVVTNSIPLNGKERCKKIKVLDISALLGEAIMRIHNEESISMLFI, encoded by the coding sequence ATGACTGATATGATTAAATTGCTGTCGGGCAACGCGAACCCGGATCTTTCCAGCAGGATCGCCTCGTATCTGAAGACAGACCTCTGCGATGTTGAAGTAGGAAGATTTTCCGATGGAGAGATAAGAGTCAATATCAACGAGAATATAAGGGGCAAGGACGTCTTTATTATCCAGCCCACATTTCCTCCGGCGGAAAATCTTATGGAGCTTTTGATCCTTGTCGACGCCTGCTACAGGGCATCAGCGAGCAGGATAACAGCGGTCATGCCATATTACGGATATGCCCGCCAGGACAGAAAAGACCAGCCCCGAGTCCCTATCACAGCAAAGCTTATCGCTAATCTGATAGAGACGGCCGGCACCAGCAGGGTCCTCGCCCTGGAACTCCATGCTGCCCAGATCCAGGGATTTTTTGATGTTCAGGTTGATAATCTTTTTGCGGTACCGGTGCTTCTTGAATATATTAGGGGGAAAAATTTAAAGGACCTTACCGTCGTATCACCTGATGTCGGGGGGATAAAGATGGGAAGAGCCTTCGCGAAACGCCTTGGCGCGGACCTGGCGATCGTCGACAAACGCAGGACGGGAGCTGACGCGTCCGAGGTGATGAACATAATAGGTGAGGTCGATGGCAGTGATATTATTATCATTGACGATATAATAAGTACTGCCGGGACGATCACCAAGGCGGCGAAGGCTTTGAGAGATGCGGGAGCGGGAAAGATCATAGCCGCGGCGACCCATCCGGTCTTTTCCGGCGAAGCGATCGAACGGCTTGAGAGTTCCTGCATCGAAGAGGTCGTTGTTACGAATTCGATTCCGCTCAACGGCAAGGAAAGGTGTAAGAAGATCAAAGTCCTCGATATATCCGCTCTGTTGGGCGAAGCGATCATGAGGATCCATAATGAGGAATCGATCAGTATGTTATTTATCTAG
- the spoVG gene encoding septation regulator SpoVG has protein sequence MDITEIRVSLRDDNKLKAFASITLDNCFVIRGLKIIEGAKGVFVAMPSRKRPDGTYQDVAHPINNQTRDWMEEQIVEAYEREVAKVQAEAGLEVSEP, from the coding sequence ATGGATATCACCGAGATTAGGGTATCGTTGCGTGACGACAATAAGTTGAAAGCCTTTGCCAGTATTACGCTGGATAATTGTTTTGTCATCAGGGGCCTGAAGATTATCGAAGGGGCCAAGGGTGTATTTGTCGCCATGCCTAGCAGGAAACGTCCTGACGGGACTTACCAGGATGTAGCCCATCCGATCAATAATCAGACGAGAGACTGGATGGAGGAACAGATCGTCGAAGCGTATGAACGGGAAGTCGCTAAAGTCCAGGCAGAGGCCGGACTGGAGGTCTCTGAACCGTAA
- the ispE gene encoding 4-(cytidine 5'-diphospho)-2-C-methyl-D-erythritol kinase: MSSDGVCSVLASAKINLYLEVLGRRNDGFHDILTFFQPVSLYDRLRFIKGEDRIILKGDDESIPWDESNLCWKAARAIFNKAGYKGGVKIEVRKSIPSGAGLGGGSSDAAAVLSGLNEIFQFGFGHQELHRIAYGLGSDVPFFLGGGAAVGRGRGEILEAREGLAGGWIIIVKPPVSVSTRWAYENIKILLTRKDGEDRLNHLLEGLREFPDAVRDTVNSFEDPVVSKYPEIGSILKLLKDEGAVLSALSGSGAACFGLFSDESRVREVECLLLGKGYFAKITQPVEKTLRLLGEE, from the coding sequence ATGAGTTCTGACGGGGTCTGCTCTGTGCTCGCTTCGGCGAAAATAAATCTATACCTTGAAGTGCTCGGCAGGCGCAATGACGGGTTTCACGATATCCTCACTTTTTTTCAGCCGGTTTCCCTTTATGACAGGTTGCGGTTCATAAAAGGGGAAGACAGGATAATCCTCAAAGGAGATGATGAATCGATTCCCTGGGACGAGAGTAATCTCTGCTGGAAAGCGGCCCGGGCGATCTTTAATAAGGCGGGATATAAGGGTGGCGTGAAGATAGAAGTGAGAAAATCGATTCCATCCGGTGCCGGCCTCGGTGGAGGCAGCAGTGACGCCGCGGCGGTTCTTTCAGGTCTTAACGAGATATTTCAATTCGGATTCGGTCATCAGGAGTTGCATCGTATAGCATATGGTCTCGGGTCGGATGTGCCGTTTTTTCTCGGTGGCGGAGCGGCTGTGGGCAGGGGAAGGGGGGAGATCCTCGAGGCGAGGGAAGGCCTGGCGGGAGGCTGGATCATTATAGTCAAACCGCCAGTATCGGTTTCCACGCGATGGGCTTATGAAAACATTAAAATACTATTGACAAGGAAAGATGGGGAAGATAGACTGAACCATCTGTTGGAGGGATTGAGAGAATTTCCGGATGCTGTTCGCGATACGGTCAACAGCTTTGAGGACCCTGTCGTGTCAAAGTACCCGGAGATCGGTTCAATACTGAAGCTGTTAAAGGATGAAGGAGCAGTCCTGAGTGCGTTAAGCGGGAGCGGGGCTGCCTGTTTTGGTCTGTTCAGCGATGAAAGCAGAGTCAGGGAAGTAGAGTGCCTTTTGTTGGGAAAAGGTTACTTTGCAAAGATTACGCAACCTGTGGAGAAGACATTAAGACTCCTTGGAGAGGAGTAG
- a CDS encoding 30S ribosomal protein S18 — MGGKSIAKKKKKDRKTTNKPCRFCADKLSIDYKDDVLLRRFITDRGKISPRRITGTCARHQRQLAHAIKRARAIALLPFVKIYFR, encoded by the coding sequence ATGGGTGGAAAATCTATAGCAAAGAAGAAGAAAAAAGACAGGAAGACAACGAATAAGCCGTGCCGTTTCTGCGCCGACAAGCTCAGTATCGATTACAAGGACGATGTGCTTCTGCGCCGGTTTATTACCGACAGGGGGAAGATCTCTCCCAGGAGGATAACCGGTACCTGCGCGCGTCACCAGAGACAGCTTGCGCACGCTATAAAACGGGCCAGGGCGATCGCGCTCCTGCCGTTCGTAAAGATATATTTCCGATAG
- a CDS encoding 50S ribosomal protein L9, giving the protein MELLLKTSVPGLGERGDIVKVKPGYARNYLLPKKMAVPATESMKRVILQENRLIEIREDKVKRSLQEVAKKMKDLSCTIVVQAGEEDKLYGSVTAHDIAEAISQQGFDVDQKMVMLEDPIKMLGVYTVDIRIHREIELPVKIWVVKE; this is encoded by the coding sequence ATGGAACTATTATTGAAAACCAGCGTTCCCGGACTCGGAGAGCGTGGAGACATAGTCAAAGTCAAGCCTGGCTACGCGAGAAACTATCTTTTGCCGAAGAAGATGGCCGTGCCTGCTACCGAATCGATGAAGAGAGTGATTTTACAGGAGAATCGCCTTATCGAGATCAGGGAAGACAAGGTCAAGCGTTCTCTTCAGGAAGTGGCAAAGAAGATGAAGGACCTTTCCTGTACGATCGTCGTCCAGGCGGGTGAAGAAGACAAGTTATACGGCAGCGTGACCGCCCATGATATCGCTGAAGCGATATCGCAGCAGGGATTCGATGTCGATCAGAAGATGGTCATGCTGGAGGACCCGATCAAGATGCTGGGCGTCTATACTGTTGATATACGGATCCATCGAGAGATCGAACTGCCCGTAAAGATCTGGGTTGTAAAAGAATAG
- a CDS encoding 50S ribosomal protein L25, with product MKQVELSARVRSDSGKKVAHTLRSGGEIPGILYGHKEEPVSLAIPAHEFWTILHHATTEHLILSVTVDGLEKGTMLTLVKAVQHHPVTGDILHVDLQRISSDEKIKVGVPVNLIGIPKGVKDFGGILDHRAREVRIISTPANIPESIDIDVSHLLLGDSIHVEDIIGQFKELDIFDDDSTLIAAVAAPKKLELEEIEAAEAAEGEEAAEGAEGKDSESEDADEEKSD from the coding sequence ATGAAACAGGTAGAATTAAGCGCCCGGGTAAGATCAGATTCGGGCAAGAAAGTAGCACACACTCTGAGGTCGGGCGGAGAGATCCCCGGTATTTTATACGGACACAAGGAAGAACCCGTGTCACTGGCGATTCCAGCTCACGAATTCTGGACGATACTCCACCATGCCACGACGGAACATCTTATTCTGAGCGTGACGGTAGATGGCCTGGAAAAGGGCACCATGCTCACGCTGGTAAAGGCCGTGCAGCATCACCCTGTCACCGGTGATATCCTTCATGTCGATCTCCAGAGAATATCAAGTGATGAGAAGATCAAGGTCGGAGTTCCGGTAAACCTGATAGGCATACCGAAGGGCGTCAAGGACTTCGGCGGGATCCTAGACCACAGGGCCAGGGAAGTCAGGATCATTTCGACTCCGGCGAATATTCCCGAGTCGATCGATATTGACGTGTCCCATCTTCTTCTCGGCGATTCGATCCACGTGGAAGATATCATCGGCCAATTCAAGGAACTTGATATCTTCGACGACGATTCGACCCTGATCGCAGCAGTCGCCGCGCCGAAAAAACTTGAACTTGAAGAGATCGAAGCAGCGGAAGCGGCTGAAGGTGAGGAAGCAGCGGAAGGGGCTGAAGGCAAGGATTCTGAGTCTGAAGACGCTGACGAGGAAAAGAGCGACTAG
- a CDS encoding decaprenyl-phosphate phosphoribosyltransferase gives MRTVWNIIITIRPKQWTKNLLLFAGVLFSKSFTDLSLVWKSFTGFMIFCALSGAIYIINDIFDHDRDREHPSKKTRPIASGALGRATASLTAALMISVALPLSWMLGFEFFIYAVGFVLVNGLYSILLRDVVILDVIAISFSFLIRAGAGVVVLHTAIPDLEFSPWLWICTLFLSLFLAICKRLNEFSNLTSAGEHRRSLKEYSGQLLDQLVGMSATAAMMSYSIYTVWPSTVSKFGTRNLVYTIPFVVFGIMRYLFLVYNRHEGGDPSGVLLTEKAIIIDVFLWFVTTLVIIVMA, from the coding sequence ATGAGAACTGTCTGGAATATTATAATTACGATAAGGCCGAAGCAGTGGACTAAAAACCTTCTTCTCTTTGCCGGCGTCCTCTTCTCAAAATCGTTCACCGATCTTTCCCTCGTATGGAAAAGTTTCACCGGTTTTATGATCTTCTGCGCCCTTTCGGGAGCGATCTATATAATCAACGATATCTTCGATCATGACAGGGACAGGGAGCATCCTTCAAAAAAGACCAGGCCGATAGCCTCGGGAGCGCTGGGCCGCGCGACAGCCTCTTTGACGGCGGCCCTGATGATCTCGGTAGCGCTCCCTTTGTCGTGGATGCTCGGGTTCGAATTTTTCATTTACGCGGTCGGTTTTGTCCTTGTCAACGGCCTTTATTCTATCTTGTTAAGGGATGTCGTAATACTTGACGTGATAGCGATCAGTTTCAGTTTTCTTATCAGGGCGGGAGCGGGAGTAGTAGTCCTTCATACTGCCATACCAGACCTGGAGTTTTCTCCCTGGCTGTGGATATGTACTCTTTTCCTCTCTCTTTTTCTGGCCATCTGCAAGAGACTCAATGAATTCTCGAATCTGACCAGCGCGGGCGAGCACAGGCGTTCGTTGAAGGAATATTCCGGACAATTGCTTGACCAGCTCGTCGGGATGTCAGCCACGGCGGCGATGATGTCTTATTCGATATACACTGTGTGGCCATCCACGGTCTCCAAATTCGGTACTAGAAATCTAGTCTATACGATCCCATTTGTCGTGTTCGGAATAATGCGGTACCTCTTTCTTGTCTACAACCGGCACGAGGGAGGTGATCCGTCGGGAGTTCTTCTGACGGAAAAAGCTATAATAATAGATGTTTTTTTATGGTTTGTTACGACCCTTGTAATAATCGTGATGGCCTAG
- a CDS encoding DUF362 domain-containing protein, producing the protein MASKVAILKTAPETVVDDYHRVMELADAGKFLSAERDLLIKLNLSWTKYYPACSSQPWQLDGVLGDLFKRGYRKEQIHPIENKTVVTNPGKGAINNLWMPILEKNGLPFIALPGVEWVRYEFKSELLKLNEIFPDGIIIPKMFEGKDIIHLPTVKTHGHSTTTGAIKNSFGGLLKEVRHYAHKYMHEVLVDLMMMQKELHPNIFAVMDGTVCGDGAGPRTMDLFEGNIILASGDSVAIDAVAAKIMGFDPMSIDYIRWATERGLGEGRIENIEIAGEDIGLLNFHFRTKKSFVIWGDQMLRKGKLRFLEKIFLHSPLVVWAPMASNIYHDFFWYPTIGRSKIRQFDRTKWGDLWKTYR; encoded by the coding sequence ATGGCATCGAAGGTCGCGATTCTAAAGACTGCTCCGGAAACGGTAGTTGACGATTATCATCGCGTGATGGAACTGGCCGATGCCGGAAAATTCCTTTCAGCCGAAAGAGACCTGCTGATAAAACTCAATCTGTCCTGGACAAAATATTATCCGGCCTGTTCCAGCCAGCCGTGGCAGCTCGACGGAGTTCTTGGCGATCTTTTCAAGAGGGGATACCGAAAGGAGCAGATCCACCCGATCGAAAACAAGACGGTGGTGACCAATCCGGGAAAAGGCGCGATCAATAATCTGTGGATGCCGATCCTGGAAAAGAACGGACTCCCCTTTATCGCTCTTCCCGGCGTCGAATGGGTAAGGTACGAGTTTAAATCCGAATTGCTGAAATTGAACGAGATCTTTCCCGATGGGATAATCATCCCGAAAATGTTTGAAGGAAAGGATATCATCCACCTCCCGACCGTAAAGACGCACGGGCATTCCACGACGACCGGAGCGATAAAGAACTCATTCGGAGGCCTTCTTAAGGAAGTCAGGCATTACGCCCATAAATATATGCATGAAGTCCTTGTCGACCTTATGATGATGCAGAAAGAACTTCACCCGAATATCTTTGCAGTAATGGACGGGACTGTATGCGGCGATGGAGCAGGTCCCAGGACGATGGATCTTTTTGAGGGAAATATCATCCTGGCCAGCGGAGATTCGGTCGCGATCGACGCGGTCGCGGCAAAGATCATGGGTTTCGATCCGATGTCAATCGATTATATACGCTGGGCGACAGAGCGGGGTCTCGGAGAGGGCCGGATCGAGAATATCGAGATCGCCGGCGAGGACATAGGCCTGCTCAATTTTCATTTCCGGACAAAGAAGAGTTTTGTGATCTGGGGCGACCAGATGCTTCGGAAAGGAAAACTGAGATTCCTCGAGAAGATCTTCCTGCATTCTCCTCTCGTAGTGTGGGCCCCTATGGCCAGTAATATCTACCACGATTTTTTCTGGTATCCGACGATCGGACGGAGCAAGATAAGACAATTCGACAGGACAAAATGGGGCGATCTCTGGAAGACCTACAGGTGA
- a CDS encoding mannose-1-phosphate guanylyltransferase: MYAAILAGGKGKRFWPLSRAERPKQFIDISGSGTMLSVTFDRVSSLIDPSKIFVLTVESQVDLVHQQLPLIPEANIFPEPAGRNTAPSLAVAAAMALAAGDDEPLLCCPSDHIINDASSFERVVRQAAVIASKQDILITFGIRPVYPSTGYGYIESGSPLDGGNGDIYSVSRFHEKPEIEKARDYINRSGYYWNSGIFMWRPSVFLDAWKRFVPEGTEPLERISEAIGSNRFIDTVGHQYPLMPAVSVDYGILEKADNVAVIPADLGWNDVGSWDALYDILPADEDGNRSPGKVESIDSTGNLFFHPGGTIAAIGVKDLIIVVDGDTVMVCGKGESQRVRSLVEKMEKEGKKEIL, translated from the coding sequence GTGTACGCTGCCATCCTTGCAGGAGGAAAAGGTAAACGCTTCTGGCCTTTGAGCAGAGCTGAGAGACCGAAACAGTTTATAGATATATCCGGTTCTGGAACAATGCTGTCAGTTACATTTGACAGGGTCTCATCACTGATCGACCCCTCGAAGATATTCGTCCTTACCGTCGAGAGCCAGGTCGATCTGGTCCACCAGCAGCTTCCACTGATACCCGAAGCCAATATATTTCCCGAACCTGCCGGAAGAAACACCGCCCCTTCCCTTGCCGTAGCGGCGGCGATGGCCCTGGCAGCGGGAGATGATGAACCTCTGCTCTGCTGTCCGTCAGATCATATAATAAACGATGCTTCGTCATTTGAAAGAGTCGTCAGGCAAGCTGCCGTGATAGCTTCGAAGCAGGATATTCTGATCACTTTCGGAATCAGGCCGGTTTATCCTTCCACGGGATACGGCTATATAGAATCGGGTAGCCCCCTGGATGGTGGAAATGGCGATATCTATTCAGTCAGCAGATTCCATGAAAAACCGGAAATAGAAAAGGCTCGCGATTATATAAACAGGAGCGGATATTACTGGAACAGCGGGATCTTCATGTGGAGGCCGTCAGTATTCCTCGACGCTTGGAAAAGGTTTGTCCCTGAGGGAACGGAACCGCTCGAGAGGATCTCCGAAGCGATAGGATCAAACCGGTTCATCGATACAGTCGGCCATCAATATCCATTGATGCCGGCGGTATCAGTCGATTACGGGATACTGGAGAAAGCCGATAATGTGGCGGTCATACCCGCCGATCTCGGCTGGAACGACGTCGGATCATGGGACGCTCTCTATGATATTCTTCCCGCGGACGAAGACGGGAACAGAAGCCCGGGAAAAGTCGAATCGATCGATTCGACGGGCAATCTCTTCTTTCATCCGGGAGGAACGATCGCGGCTATTGGAGTGAAAGATCTGATAATAGTTGTAGATGGCGATACAGTCATGGTATGCGGCAAGGGAGAAAGCCAGCGCGTCAGGAGTCTGGTCGAGAAGATGGAAAAAGAAGGAAAAAAGGAGATTCTTTAG
- the rpsF gene encoding 30S ribosomal protein S6 has protein sequence MRAYECVYILDPSLEEMAVKEKTTRFDEIVKSRKGSVETIDIWGKRRLAYPIAKKFEGTYVLMRFHGNNEILEELNRIYRFDDAVLRHLIVIDENPPAVKAETATDEIME, from the coding sequence ATGCGTGCCTATGAGTGCGTTTATATCCTTGACCCATCTCTTGAAGAAATGGCTGTCAAAGAGAAGACAACCCGTTTCGACGAGATCGTGAAATCCAGGAAAGGTTCGGTCGAGACGATCGATATCTGGGGTAAACGGAGGCTTGCGTATCCGATCGCCAAGAAATTCGAAGGGACATATGTCCTTATGCGATTTCATGGAAATAATGAGATCCTTGAAGAACTCAACAGGATATACAGGTTCGACGATGCCGTTTTACGTCATCTTATCGTCATCGATGAAAATCCGCCGGCTGTAAAAGCTGAAACTGCAACCGACGAGATAATGGAGTAG
- a CDS encoding phosphomannomutase/phosphoglucomutase, which yields MPKNIFREYDIRGLVDKDLTPDNVRLLGGAIAVTLRREDIGTAVVGRDVRPSSNSYFDAMTDGLMKGGIDVVDIGTVPTPVLYFAAERWGIRGGVMITASHNPAEFNGFKIIRGDGSVYGKDILELHAIIEAGGLYSDGNGKMTKRDANSEYIEYLVSNIKLARPVRFAIDGGNGTSGISAPEIFRRLGCDPVELFMEPDGTFPNHHPDPTVEKNLVDLKKAVIEGGLELGIGFDGDTDRIGVLDDKGNIIRGDSLLAIYSREILADNPGSSVIFEVKCSQGLEEDILAHGGKPIMWKTGHSLIKKKMKEEGALLAGEMSGHQFFADRYFGFDDAIYAACRLLEIVSRSEVPLSEIYKSLPQYINTPEIRVDCTDESKFRIVNEIRDYFRATREVIDVDGARVRFDKGWGLIRASNTQPVLVLRFEATDKEALDEIRREFFAILGKYIDISGIIDG from the coding sequence ATCCCGAAAAATATATTCAGGGAATATGATATAAGGGGCCTGGTCGACAAGGATCTTACTCCCGATAACGTAAGATTGCTCGGTGGAGCTATCGCGGTGACGTTGCGACGTGAAGATATCGGTACGGCAGTCGTCGGAAGAGATGTACGCCCCAGTAGCAACAGTTATTTTGATGCGATGACCGACGGGCTTATGAAGGGTGGGATCGATGTTGTCGATATAGGGACAGTTCCCACACCAGTGCTTTATTTCGCCGCTGAAAGATGGGGCATCAGGGGCGGAGTAATGATAACGGCAAGTCATAATCCAGCAGAATTCAACGGATTCAAAATAATCCGGGGCGACGGATCGGTATATGGCAAGGATATTCTCGAACTCCACGCGATCATAGAAGCTGGTGGTCTTTACTCGGATGGAAACGGGAAAATGACAAAGAGGGATGCCAACAGCGAATATATTGAATATCTCGTTTCCAATATCAAGCTGGCAAGGCCTGTCAGGTTCGCCATTGATGGCGGCAACGGGACGTCGGGGATATCGGCTCCGGAGATATTCAGGAGACTCGGTTGTGACCCCGTCGAACTTTTCATGGAGCCGGATGGCACTTTTCCCAACCACCACCCCGATCCTACCGTTGAAAAAAATCTCGTGGACCTGAAAAAGGCTGTTATCGAGGGTGGTCTTGAACTCGGCATAGGATTCGATGGAGATACCGACAGGATCGGAGTCCTTGATGATAAAGGGAATATCATCCGCGGAGACAGCCTCCTGGCGATATACAGCAGAGAAATTCTTGCCGATAATCCAGGTTCGTCGGTTATCTTCGAAGTTAAATGCTCACAGGGACTCGAAGAGGATATTTTAGCCCATGGCGGAAAACCAATCATGTGGAAAACGGGGCATTCTCTTATAAAAAAGAAGATGAAGGAAGAGGGAGCTCTTCTTGCCGGTGAGATGAGCGGCCACCAGTTTTTCGCCGACAGGTATTTCGGTTTTGATGACGCGATATACGCTGCGTGCAGGCTTCTCGAAATCGTTTCGAGGAGTGAAGTCCCTCTCAGTGAAATTTATAAGAGTCTTCCTCAATATATCAATACCCCGGAGATTCGTGTCGATTGCACCGATGAAAGCAAATTCAGAATAGTGAACGAGATACGGGATTATTTCAGGGCGACGAGGGAAGTCATAGATGTAGATGGCGCCAGGGTAAGATTCGACAAGGGATGGGGTCTGATAAGGGCTTCGAATACTCAACCTGTGCTGGTCCTGAGGTTCGAAGCGACCGATAAAGAAGCTCTCGATGAGATCCGAAGGGAATTCTTCGCCATACTCGGTAAATATATCGATATTTCGGGAATTATCGATGGATGA
- a CDS encoding SIS domain-containing protein → MDDNYLKQVVLELDALRGILEEFPEEEKKKIVSMAEVMAGAISREKVVFTAGNGGSAADAMHIAGELVGRFRRKKIKGYKAISLTVNSSVVTALANDYSYDDVFSKQLESMGSEGDVLLLLSTSGNSPNAVKAVEMADTLGMVSLAFTGGDGGVLAKISKIALTVPDNDFARIQEVHMVAGHILCGLVEDMLVNGKNAR, encoded by the coding sequence ATGGATGATAATTATTTGAAACAGGTCGTCTTGGAGCTTGACGCTCTGAGAGGGATTCTTGAAGAGTTTCCCGAAGAGGAAAAGAAAAAAATAGTGAGCATGGCTGAAGTAATGGCTGGCGCGATAAGCAGGGAAAAGGTCGTTTTTACAGCGGGAAACGGAGGCAGCGCTGCCGATGCGATGCATATTGCGGGAGAACTGGTAGGAAGGTTCCGTAGAAAGAAGATCAAGGGGTATAAGGCTATTTCGCTGACGGTCAATTCATCTGTCGTCACGGCTCTGGCCAATGATTATTCATATGACGATGTCTTTTCCAAGCAACTGGAGAGTATGGGAAGCGAGGGGGATGTGCTTCTTCTGCTCTCGACCAGCGGTAATTCTCCAAACGCGGTGAAAGCAGTGGAGATGGCTGACACGCTCGGTATGGTATCGCTTGCCTTCACCGGCGGAGACGGTGGAGTTCTGGCGAAGATCTCAAAGATCGCGCTGACCGTACCGGATAACGATTTTGCCAGGATTCAGGAAGTGCACATGGTCGCCGGACATATTCTTTGCGGGCTTGTCGAGGATATGCTGGTAAACGGAAAAAACGCGCGATGA
- a CDS encoding aminoacyl-tRNA hydrolase, whose translation MSDISFLCGLGNPGGKYRSTRHNLGFDTLDLLARRRKLEWKNRRDTALVSRWSVAGRDIVLIKPLTYMNLSAQALELFPSISGESLLVICDDINLPLGRLRIREGGGSGGHRGLESISGYLATDRYPRLRMGAGPSPDGEEWSDFVLSPFTAIEKPLAEKMVEEGVDAIEFVVREGIEAAQREFNRRMGGQ comes from the coding sequence ATGTCCGATATATCTTTTCTTTGCGGACTTGGAAATCCCGGTGGAAAATACAGATCGACCAGACACAATCTTGGATTCGATACTCTCGATCTTCTCGCCAGGCGGAGAAAGCTCGAATGGAAGAATCGAAGGGATACGGCGCTTGTTTCAAGATGGAGCGTGGCCGGTCGGGATATCGTCCTCATCAAACCGCTCACATATATGAACCTCTCGGCACAGGCGCTCGAGCTTTTCCCCTCGATATCCGGAGAATCCCTTCTGGTCATCTGCGACGATATAAACCTGCCACTGGGCCGTCTTAGAATAAGGGAAGGCGGGGGAAGCGGAGGCCACAGGGGGCTTGAGTCGATAAGCGGATATCTGGCAACAGACCGGTACCCGCGGCTCAGAATGGGAGCAGGCCCCTCCCCTGATGGTGAGGAATGGAGCGATTTTGTCCTTTCTCCTTTTACTGCTATTGAAAAACCGCTTGCCGAAAAAATGGTGGAAGAGGGTGTCGATGCTATCGAGTTCGTGGTACGGGAAGGTATCGAGGCTGCCCAGAGAGAGTTCAACAGGCGAATGGGTGGCCAGTGA